Proteins encoded within one genomic window of Deferribacter autotrophicus:
- the argS gene encoding arginine--tRNA ligase, with translation MENTIRSILESSLEKIGVKDFDDFIVEVPKRSENGDFATNVALKLAKVLKKNPREIAEKIISFIEDNDVIEKVEIAGPGFINFFINKKFYENIIKNILENNEYFFLDYGNNKRVLLEFVSANPTGPLHIGHGRGAAYGDTLGRLLKVAGFEVDTEYYINDAGNQMRMLGDSIYERYKQLVRGKLEDLKEGYRGEYIIDIARKVLDEYGDSLMNDPEKGFEICFKIGLQEIMDSIENDLTEFRVTFDRWFSEKSLFTNGKVDKALEILREKGYLYEKDGALWFKSTEFGDEKDRVVKKADGSYTYFASDIAYHLDKLNRGYEILIDVWGADHHGYINRIKGALKAFGESDEKLTIVLIQMVNLIKEGKRISMSTRAGEFITLKWLLDEVGADAARYFYLMRDHNAQFDFDIDLAKSKSSDNPVYYVQYAHARVNSLFENAKSKNIDFKEGENLELLTEPQEKELIKKMYEFKKIIKAAAAHLEPHRITYYLQDLAALFHNYYYNTKIITDDHKVTNARLNLSKAVAITIRFGLSILGVNAPEKM, from the coding sequence TTGGAAAATACAATTAGATCTATACTTGAAAGTTCATTAGAAAAAATTGGAGTAAAAGACTTCGATGACTTTATTGTTGAAGTACCTAAAAGATCTGAGAATGGAGACTTTGCAACAAATGTAGCATTAAAATTGGCTAAAGTTTTAAAGAAAAATCCTAGAGAAATTGCTGAGAAGATTATTAGTTTTATAGAAGATAACGATGTGATTGAAAAAGTCGAAATTGCAGGTCCTGGTTTTATCAATTTTTTTATTAATAAAAAGTTTTATGAAAACATAATTAAAAATATTTTGGAAAATAACGAGTATTTCTTTCTTGATTATGGCAATAACAAAAGGGTTCTTTTAGAGTTTGTAAGTGCTAACCCTACAGGTCCTCTACATATAGGACATGGAAGAGGGGCTGCCTATGGTGATACTTTAGGAAGACTATTGAAAGTAGCTGGCTTTGAGGTAGATACAGAGTATTATATAAATGATGCTGGCAATCAAATGAGAATGCTTGGAGATAGTATATATGAAAGATATAAGCAGTTGGTGAGAGGTAAACTAGAGGATTTGAAAGAGGGGTATAGAGGCGAATATATTATTGATATTGCTAGAAAGGTATTGGATGAATATGGCGATTCATTGATGAATGATCCTGAAAAGGGATTTGAAATATGCTTTAAAATTGGTTTACAGGAAATAATGGACTCTATTGAAAATGATTTAACAGAATTTAGGGTAACTTTTGATAGATGGTTTAGTGAAAAATCATTATTCACCAATGGTAAGGTAGATAAAGCATTAGAAATATTACGTGAAAAAGGTTACCTCTATGAAAAGGATGGAGCACTTTGGTTTAAATCTACAGAATTTGGCGATGAAAAGGATAGGGTAGTAAAAAAAGCAGATGGTTCATACACATATTTTGCCTCAGATATTGCTTATCATTTGGATAAGCTAAATAGAGGCTATGAAATATTAATTGATGTGTGGGGTGCTGATCATCATGGCTATATTAATAGAATAAAAGGGGCATTGAAAGCTTTTGGTGAAAGTGATGAAAAATTAACAATAGTTTTGATTCAGATGGTTAACCTCATCAAGGAAGGGAAAAGAATATCGATGTCTACCAGAGCTGGAGAGTTTATCACATTGAAATGGTTGTTAGATGAAGTAGGTGCTGATGCTGCAAGGTATTTTTATCTAATGAGAGATCACAATGCTCAGTTTGATTTTGATATAGATTTGGCAAAATCAAAATCTTCTGACAACCCAGTATATTATGTGCAATATGCGCATGCTCGAGTAAATAGCCTTTTTGAAAATGCGAAATCAAAAAACATTGACTTTAAAGAAGGTGAAAATCTTGAACTGCTTACAGAACCTCAAGAAAAAGAATTAATTAAAAAGATGTATGAGTTTAAAAAGATAATCAAAGCGGCTGCGGCTCATTTAGAACCGCACAGAATAACATACTATCTTCAAGATTTAGCCGCACTTTTTCATAACTACTACTATAATACAAAAATTATTACCGATGATCATAAAGTTACAAATGCAAGATTAAATCTGTCTAAAGCTGTTGCCATAACAATAAGATTTGGATTAAGTATCCTTGGAGTGAATGCTCCGGAGAAAATGTGA